From the genome of Pseudodesulfovibrio sp. S3, one region includes:
- a CDS encoding sigma-54 dependent transcriptional regulator, with protein sequence MSARTVLFIAEPQSVTAIFPTLQKAGLQAGLADNLNGALGFIKKSSPCLVFCRPELQGFDAKAFLQKAQETEGFPPVVIFSVSGSAEQATEYLSLGARDYWIEPLIWDKIKLILPEDEPEPEPVETTPAPRPASAVKAAPSKYQIIGRHQAVLRVLALAKQVAGSKATVLISGESGTGKEMFARYLHHNSDRTDKPFVAINCAALPEHLLESELFGHEKGAFTGAINRKLGKFELADGGTILLDEITEMDLGLQAKLLRVLQESEFDRVGGVETVNIDVRVLATTNRDIEATVKENKFRQDLYYRLNVIPLTLPALKDRGDDVLLLAEFFTNKFTAAYGLNRLAFTEEAKKWLMGYDWPGNVRELQNLMERAVLLAGQGPIKPRHFLMGDEQWTPDDLVGIDADQQAASEAAPPSTPGEAMSVMPLHEMEKRLILKSLEETTGNRTRAAELLGISVRTLRNKLNEYKKDGFEE encoded by the coding sequence ATGTCAGCCAGAACTGTCCTTTTCATCGCGGAACCTCAGTCCGTCACCGCCATCTTTCCGACCTTGCAGAAGGCCGGATTGCAGGCCGGTCTGGCCGACAATCTCAACGGCGCCCTCGGGTTCATAAAAAAATCCAGCCCGTGCCTGGTCTTCTGCCGACCGGAACTCCAGGGGTTCGATGCCAAGGCATTCCTGCAAAAAGCCCAGGAAACCGAAGGGTTTCCGCCCGTGGTCATCTTTTCCGTGTCCGGCTCCGCAGAACAGGCCACCGAATACCTTTCGCTCGGCGCACGCGACTATTGGATCGAACCGCTGATATGGGACAAGATCAAGCTCATCCTGCCCGAGGACGAACCGGAGCCGGAACCTGTCGAGACAACACCCGCTCCCAGGCCCGCATCCGCAGTGAAGGCCGCACCGAGCAAGTACCAGATCATCGGGCGCCACCAGGCCGTACTCCGGGTGCTGGCCCTGGCCAAACAGGTTGCCGGATCCAAGGCCACAGTGCTCATTTCCGGCGAATCCGGCACCGGCAAGGAGATGTTCGCCCGGTACCTGCACCATAATTCCGACCGCACGGACAAGCCGTTCGTTGCCATCAACTGCGCGGCCCTGCCCGAGCACCTGCTGGAATCCGAATTGTTCGGCCATGAAAAGGGCGCGTTCACCGGGGCCATCAACCGCAAGCTCGGCAAATTCGAACTGGCCGACGGGGGCACCATCCTCCTGGACGAAATCACGGAGATGGACCTCGGCCTCCAGGCCAAACTCCTGCGCGTGCTTCAGGAATCCGAGTTCGACCGCGTGGGCGGTGTGGAAACCGTCAACATCGACGTGCGCGTGCTGGCCACCACCAACAGGGACATCGAGGCCACGGTCAAGGAAAACAAATTCCGCCAGGACCTCTACTATCGGCTCAACGTCATCCCCCTCACCCTGCCCGCCCTCAAGGACCGGGGCGACGATGTCCTTCTGCTGGCCGAGTTCTTCACGAACAAATTCACTGCCGCCTACGGCCTGAACCGCCTCGCCTTCACCGAAGAAGCCAAGAAATGGCTCATGGGCTACGACTGGCCCGGCAACGTGCGTGAACTCCAGAATCTCATGGAACGTGCCGTGCTCCTGGCAGGCCAGGGCCCCATCAAGCCCAGGCATTTCCTCATGGGCGACGAGCAATGGACCCCCGACGACCTCGTCGGCATCGACGCGGACCAGCAGGCCGCTTCCGAGGCCGCGCCGCCCTCCACCCCGGGCGAAGCCATGTCCGTCATGCCGCTCCACGAGATGGAGAAACGGCTCATCCTCAAGAGCCTGGAGGAGACCACTGGCAACCGCACCCGCGCCGCCGAACTGCTCGGCATCTCCGTGCGCACCCTGCGCAACAAGCTCAACGAGTACAAGAAAGACGGCTTCGAGGAATAG
- a CDS encoding DUF4911 domain-containing protein, with translation MSSSSRRRPRKRVCPPPPQWSGRTYVRIDPSDIGMFRFLLEGYDNLGIFTVVDKFKGILVLRYSPHLRREVQQFLKAAATEMAVEVLPTP, from the coding sequence ATGAGCTCCTCTTCGCGCAGACGGCCCAGAAAACGGGTCTGCCCACCGCCGCCGCAATGGTCCGGCCGCACCTACGTGCGCATCGACCCGAGCGACATCGGCATGTTCCGGTTTCTGCTGGAAGGGTACGACAACCTCGGCATCTTCACCGTGGTCGACAAGTTCAAGGGGATTCTCGTGCTGCGCTACAGCCCGCACCTGAGGCGGGAGGTGCAGCAATTCCTCAAGGCTGCGGCCACGGAGATGGCTGTGGAAGTGCTGCCCACGCCCTGA
- a CDS encoding PqqD family protein encodes MPLFRKQRPEPVISRTEALEMVPVKNAEVSETPLPDGLVRLAYPLAVKPWFGRLAEKVGMWDKRPMTKQVELDEMGAFVWQRIDGVRSVRRIAQEFTDAYEVQPREAELSVTTFIKTIGQRGIIGLK; translated from the coding sequence ATGCCCTTGTTTCGGAAACAGCGTCCTGAACCGGTCATATCCCGGACCGAGGCCCTGGAAATGGTCCCGGTGAAGAATGCCGAGGTGTCTGAGACTCCGTTGCCCGACGGTCTGGTGCGGCTCGCCTACCCCCTGGCCGTGAAGCCGTGGTTCGGACGGCTGGCCGAGAAGGTGGGCATGTGGGATAAAAGGCCCATGACCAAGCAGGTGGAGCTGGATGAGATGGGGGCGTTCGTGTGGCAGCGCATCGACGGCGTGCGGTCGGTCAGGCGGATCGCGCAGGAGTTCACCGACGCCTACGAGGTCCAGCCCCGCGAGGCCGAACTGTCCGTGACCACCTTCATCAAGACCATCGGCCAGCGCGGCATCATCGGTCTGAAGTGA
- a CDS encoding SpoIIE family protein phosphatase, translating to MVQLPVWELGLIILIPLAMAFGGHAFLQRKWVDAAPPMDQPTFQFRLELTLFTASGLLSALILLFGYRYPLFESGLKLVLGIFTVGLFAGLDMALKRERMIIQKAQAGQATYLLPKETTPLTRKFSVLASLILLLITSIILLVIIRDVNWLAEQAPDFAAIDMLGRSVLTEILFVMGFLLVMVMNLIFAYTKNLRILFDIQTRILENVSRGDLSRRVPVTTSDEMGVIAGHTNIMISTLREGMRMREGLLIAQEVQQHFLPRHPPEMPGLDIAGTSLFSDETGGDFYDFIQCEADSCGQLAIAVGDVSGHGIGAALLMTAGRAVIRQNAATPGSATENIRRANKHLTRDIGDTGRFMTLFFMVVDPVNVQATWVNAGHLPPQFYDPETDRFSELKGEDIPLGVEAEWHYHEQIMDLPGPGQILLISTDGLWEEHNPNGEMFGRDRIRAILRNHAKESAQDILKSLCDAVREFSGSGRREDDLTIVVVKGVER from the coding sequence ATGGTGCAGCTCCCGGTCTGGGAGCTCGGACTGATCATCCTCATTCCCTTGGCCATGGCGTTCGGGGGGCACGCCTTTCTTCAGCGCAAATGGGTGGACGCGGCGCCGCCCATGGACCAGCCCACCTTCCAATTCAGGTTGGAACTGACACTGTTCACCGCTTCCGGGCTGCTCTCCGCATTGATACTCCTTTTTGGCTACCGCTATCCACTCTTTGAAAGCGGCCTGAAGCTGGTGCTCGGCATCTTTACGGTGGGATTATTCGCCGGACTGGACATGGCCCTGAAACGTGAACGGATGATCATCCAAAAAGCCCAGGCAGGACAGGCAACCTATCTCCTGCCCAAGGAAACGACCCCCCTTACCCGCAAATTTTCCGTCCTGGCCTCCCTGATCCTGCTCCTGATCACGTCCATCATCCTTCTGGTCATCATCAGGGATGTGAACTGGCTGGCTGAACAGGCCCCGGACTTTGCCGCCATAGACATGCTCGGTCGCTCGGTGTTGACGGAAATCCTCTTTGTCATGGGCTTCCTGCTGGTCATGGTCATGAACCTGATCTTTGCCTATACCAAAAACCTGCGCATTCTTTTCGACATCCAGACCCGGATTCTGGAAAACGTGTCCAGAGGAGACCTGTCCCGGCGCGTGCCGGTAACCACTTCCGACGAGATGGGCGTCATCGCCGGGCACACCAACATCATGATCAGCACCCTGCGGGAAGGAATGCGTATGCGCGAAGGACTGCTCATCGCCCAGGAAGTGCAGCAGCATTTTCTGCCCCGCCATCCGCCCGAGATGCCGGGCCTGGACATTGCCGGAACAAGCCTCTTCTCCGACGAGACGGGCGGCGATTTCTACGATTTCATCCAATGCGAGGCCGACAGTTGCGGCCAGTTGGCCATCGCCGTGGGCGACGTGTCCGGGCACGGCATCGGCGCCGCCCTGCTCATGACCGCCGGCCGTGCCGTCATCCGGCAGAATGCGGCCACCCCCGGATCGGCCACCGAAAACATCCGCCGGGCCAACAAACACCTGACCCGCGACATCGGCGACACGGGCCGGTTCATGACCCTGTTCTTCATGGTCGTGGACCCCGTAAACGTGCAGGCCACCTGGGTCAATGCGGGCCACCTGCCGCCCCAGTTCTACGACCCGGAAACGGACCGGTTCAGCGAACTCAAGGGCGAAGACATCCCCTTGGGCGTGGAGGCCGAATGGCATTACCACGAGCAGATCATGGATCTGCCCGGCCCAGGCCAAATCCTGCTCATCTCCACGGACGGGCTGTGGGAGGAACACAACCCCAATGGGGAGATGTTCGGCCGGGACCGCATCAGGGCGATCCTGCGGAACCACGCGAAAGAAAGCGCACAGGACATCCTGAAAAGCCTTTGTGACGCCGTCCGTGAATTCTCCGGCTCCGGCAGGCGGGAAGACGATCTGACTATTGTGGTGGTCAAGGGCGTGGAGCGGTGA
- a CDS encoding FtsX-like permease family protein, translating to MTQPERLISLPFSKSLEISFKSLKVRFSRSMITVSSLMLAVSFLSFVLVNLNIAEGLLVHGGPDAARALSQAGYDVDLAQGIVAMSAKERWIVILSLLVCTVGIINAQLMSVTERFSEIGVMKCLGALDSMILRLFLLEAAMQGLLGATVGAFIGCLFSLLTGGIRFGFATLGDLSLLSMFGSVGLATLGGCCLSLLGVLYPAWLAARMEPINAIRAEH from the coding sequence ATGACCCAACCAGAACGACTCATTTCGCTTCCGTTTTCGAAGTCGCTCGAGATCAGTTTCAAGAGCCTCAAGGTCCGGTTTTCCCGGTCCATGATCACCGTGTCCAGCCTGATGCTGGCCGTGTCGTTCCTGAGTTTCGTCCTGGTGAATCTGAACATCGCCGAAGGACTGCTCGTCCACGGCGGTCCGGATGCGGCCCGGGCCCTGTCCCAGGCAGGTTATGACGTGGACCTGGCACAGGGGATCGTGGCCATGTCCGCCAAGGAGCGCTGGATCGTCATCCTCTCCCTGCTCGTCTGCACCGTAGGCATCATCAACGCCCAACTCATGTCCGTGACCGAACGTTTTTCCGAAATCGGGGTCATGAAATGCCTGGGCGCCCTGGACTCCATGATCTTGCGCCTGTTCCTCCTGGAAGCGGCCATGCAAGGACTTCTCGGTGCGACCGTAGGCGCGTTTATCGGCTGTTTATTCTCTCTGCTGACCGGCGGCATACGCTTCGGCTTCGCCACCCTGGGAGACCTCTCCCTGCTCTCCATGTTCGGTTCCGTGGGGCTGGCCACCCTCGGCGGATGCTGCCTGAGCCTGCTCGGCGTCCTGTATCCGGCCTGGCTCGCGGCGCGCATGGAACCGATCAATGCCATCCGGGCAGAACATTAA
- a CDS encoding ABC transporter ATP-binding protein, with translation MTDEKRTIVRVIGVKKTFTMGKVELQALKGVDLEIFAGEYISIMGPSGSGKSTLFNMIGGLDKPTEGKVFIDEVDISQLDAFELAWLRNRKIGYIFQTFNLIPVMTALENVTLPMTFAGMNADDAQDKGIELLKLVGLGERHQHKPLELSGGQQQRVAVARSLANDPAIVLADEPTGNLDLSTGEEIIELLQMLSRDRGVTVISATHDYKMLNVSDRVVWVRDGQVDRVEKREELDITIGGIGEKLTGRKEAGA, from the coding sequence ATGACAGATGAAAAACGAACCATTGTCCGCGTCATCGGCGTGAAAAAGACCTTCACCATGGGCAAGGTGGAACTCCAGGCCCTCAAGGGCGTGGACCTGGAAATTTTTGCCGGGGAATACATCTCCATCATGGGCCCTTCCGGCTCGGGGAAATCCACCCTGTTCAACATGATCGGCGGTCTGGACAAGCCCACCGAAGGCAAGGTCTTCATCGACGAGGTGGACATTTCCCAACTGGACGCCTTCGAGTTGGCCTGGCTCCGCAACCGCAAGATCGGCTACATCTTTCAGACCTTCAACCTCATCCCGGTCATGACCGCCCTGGAAAACGTGACCCTGCCCATGACCTTTGCCGGCATGAACGCAGACGATGCCCAGGACAAGGGCATCGAACTGCTCAAACTGGTCGGACTGGGCGAGCGTCACCAGCACAAGCCCCTGGAACTGTCCGGCGGCCAGCAGCAGCGCGTGGCCGTGGCCCGATCCCTGGCCAACGACCCGGCCATTGTCCTGGCCGACGAGCCAACCGGGAACCTGGACCTGTCCACGGGCGAGGAAATCATCGAACTGTTGCAGATGCTCTCCCGGGATCGCGGCGTGACCGTCATCTCCGCCACCCACGACTACAAGATGCTCAACGTATCAGACCGGGTGGTCTGGGTGCGCGACGGCCAGGTGGACCGGGTGGAGAAACGCGAAGAGCTGGACATCACCATCGGCGGCATAGGGGAAAAGCTCACCGGCCGCAAAGAGGCCGGAGCGTAA
- a CDS encoding FtsX-like permease family protein: MVRRGLHILFFIALTLAMTAPALADGKDFLHMLSQIADRSPGSPGAAKAADMVEIEFKALFPNSVTGRQSFHLPVPVRHGAQLILAGSGRTENLRQLRANALSPGAVAPPGINGPLIYVGQGRVADFNNLSVEGSVVLMDMDSGKNWNNAAMLGARGLIFVGAGGDGGLAPRPRFETKFELTPVDFPIFWISRERAKALFGSGLIQMGPHKLGEARLTSTGAWRNVRGENIYCRIPGTDPELSGQTVILEAFYDSTALVDGDSPGADEGASIATLMDVAKHLSENPPKRSVLLLATAGKSSAQAGMREFTWALVSKGKRLKERKTELEKLVLNTGQTLDLLRSPEPLDQKKLDNADTQTLLRKALKSVVRNREDDITGELMRLRLMVQQDAAESEEAKTERAERIKQLAAKRMKLKRLNWVNSTVDDFPLPDRERSFLSGFFPTAIKDQTAILEDATGQLKDLSSAKKLRDTLGETSIAAHVSLYLSSHGSGLGGFDQGWLIDLKPDVNRTAFFRPLDTVMKDAVAKLSDVAPGTASLFRDTLRPGKRAWQSYLPDRPELGGEPMALAGLPGFTLATVHDVRPVWGTPYDRLQRVDFNFLDKQTKLATTLIEALANDPISDAGERGQNNFVTVEGRANLLRKGEIFPDRPGTGLVVLAFQWQTRNYGMVDSLGHFRIPGLASKKISYHKAVIEAFKFNEETGLADWAIDKPKTGKDAYRIKLNRAVQATDLILFSCTQTTLFDMFDPRTFKYLYRPTLIDGRTEAPPVSYWYSRLDTRKSTLGTLFLEPDTPIKLTLSDTVLDKKVLLLNADKKHPQGLGYIARQWPVIPMTEFQAARDMWMLLGPRIDNLEGKGIVNDRIRLLRRLGDQDLAKAIHFKETRQWDKFVESSRASLSRASRVYNDVDKTQKDVLFGVLFYVALFVPFAYCMERLFFSFVDIKKRISAFLGFLGLIIGVIYTVHPAFQLTYSPLVVILAFFILALSLLVSMIIFFRFEREMVELQKRSSHVKLTGISPMAAFSAAFVLGVGNLKRRPVRTFLTFATLVILTFTIMNFTTVKSVRQAGWANFSDHASYQGLMIKYFNWQDIPEEALSVVRNSFSGTGTVAPRVWYDTGFTSDKSRAPLIPVALGDKKAQGRGMIGLSYLEPQVSGLDRILIKGRWFKEGERHAILLPRRMAEQIGVDLDDPERSTVMLWGLKVPVIGIFDDDGLRDSPDLDGEPITPIIFPNQAATQLSEVEAEAIENGEDVVSTESRYQHIPGYETVIIPAETLLSIGAGRLKGIAVKPDVGHRVGDDLGDRFGMLLFKGGPDGTSLYYASDAVNYSGMANILIPLCISILIVLNTMIGSVYERKPEIAVYTSVGLAPPHVAFLFIAEALAFAVISVVVGYLLAQTSSTFLAGTPLWAGMTANYSSTAGVAAMILVIGVVLISAIYPAKVAANIAIPDVNKSWTMPKAQGDELTVILPFLIKMKEMTSAGGFLHQYYMAHHDVSHGDFCTDDMQCNFLDLEQLENKAELLSGVNQDIPLPDELCFSMDLRVWLAPFDFGVRQKVKLVFCPSDIYRGFRQIKVILRREAGELKAWENLNKNFLNDLRKQLLVWRSLDDDAVHKYHRDMNETMEKQLGPIPEEGAA, translated from the coding sequence ATGGTCCGGCGCGGGTTGCACATACTGTTTTTCATCGCCCTGACCCTGGCGATGACCGCCCCGGCCCTTGCGGACGGGAAAGACTTCCTGCATATGCTCAGCCAGATCGCCGACCGTTCGCCCGGCAGCCCCGGCGCGGCCAAGGCTGCGGACATGGTGGAAATCGAATTCAAGGCCCTGTTCCCGAACAGCGTCACCGGACGGCAGAGCTTTCACCTCCCCGTTCCCGTCAGGCACGGGGCGCAGTTGATCCTGGCCGGTTCCGGCCGGACCGAGAATCTCCGGCAACTCCGGGCCAATGCCCTGTCCCCCGGTGCCGTGGCCCCGCCCGGCATCAACGGACCGCTCATCTACGTAGGCCAGGGCCGGGTGGCCGATTTCAACAATCTTTCCGTGGAAGGATCCGTGGTCCTGATGGACATGGATTCCGGCAAGAACTGGAACAACGCGGCCATGCTCGGCGCACGCGGCCTGATCTTCGTCGGCGCGGGCGGCGACGGCGGCCTGGCTCCCAGGCCCCGGTTCGAAACCAAATTCGAGCTGACCCCGGTGGACTTTCCCATTTTCTGGATCTCCCGCGAACGGGCCAAAGCCCTGTTCGGCTCAGGACTCATCCAAATGGGACCGCACAAACTGGGCGAAGCCCGGCTGACCTCCACGGGTGCCTGGCGCAACGTACGCGGCGAAAACATATACTGCCGCATCCCCGGAACCGATCCCGAACTGTCGGGGCAGACCGTCATCCTCGAAGCTTTCTACGATTCAACCGCCCTGGTGGACGGGGACTCTCCGGGCGCAGACGAGGGCGCTTCCATCGCCACCCTCATGGACGTGGCCAAACATCTTTCCGAAAACCCGCCGAAACGGTCGGTGCTGTTGCTGGCCACCGCAGGAAAATCCTCGGCTCAGGCCGGCATGCGGGAGTTCACCTGGGCTTTGGTCAGCAAAGGCAAGCGGCTCAAGGAACGCAAGACCGAACTGGAGAAACTGGTCCTGAATACCGGGCAAACCCTGGATCTCCTGCGGTCGCCCGAGCCGCTCGACCAGAAGAAACTGGACAACGCCGACACCCAGACCCTGCTCAGGAAGGCACTCAAGTCCGTGGTTCGCAACCGTGAGGACGACATTACCGGGGAACTGATGCGCCTTCGGCTCATGGTTCAGCAGGATGCAGCCGAATCCGAAGAGGCAAAGACGGAACGAGCCGAACGGATCAAGCAACTGGCCGCAAAACGCATGAAACTGAAACGGCTGAACTGGGTCAACTCCACGGTTGACGACTTCCCCCTCCCGGACAGGGAACGATCCTTCTTGAGCGGATTCTTCCCGACTGCAATTAAGGACCAGACAGCCATTCTCGAAGATGCCACCGGCCAGCTCAAGGACTTAAGCTCCGCCAAAAAACTGCGCGACACCCTGGGCGAGACCTCCATCGCGGCCCACGTCTCCCTCTATCTTTCCAGTCACGGTTCAGGGCTGGGAGGATTCGACCAGGGGTGGCTCATCGACCTCAAGCCCGACGTCAACCGGACCGCTTTTTTCCGCCCTCTGGATACGGTCATGAAAGACGCTGTTGCCAAGCTGAGTGACGTTGCCCCCGGCACGGCCAGCCTGTTCAGGGACACCCTCAGGCCCGGCAAGCGCGCATGGCAGAGCTACCTGCCGGACAGACCCGAACTGGGCGGCGAACCCATGGCCCTGGCCGGACTGCCCGGCTTCACCCTGGCCACGGTGCACGATGTCCGACCGGTCTGGGGAACGCCTTACGACCGGCTGCAACGGGTGGACTTCAACTTCCTGGACAAACAGACCAAGCTGGCCACGACCCTGATCGAAGCGCTGGCCAATGATCCCATCTCGGATGCGGGCGAGCGCGGCCAGAACAATTTCGTGACCGTGGAAGGCCGCGCCAACCTCCTGCGCAAGGGCGAGATATTCCCGGATCGGCCCGGCACCGGCCTGGTGGTCCTGGCCTTCCAATGGCAGACCCGCAATTACGGCATGGTGGACTCTCTGGGCCATTTCCGCATTCCGGGACTGGCCAGCAAAAAAATCAGCTACCACAAGGCCGTGATCGAGGCTTTCAAATTCAATGAAGAAACCGGCCTGGCCGACTGGGCCATCGACAAGCCCAAAACAGGCAAGGACGCCTACCGCATCAAGCTCAACCGGGCCGTGCAGGCCACGGATCTGATCCTCTTCTCCTGCACCCAGACCACCCTGTTCGACATGTTCGACCCGAGGACCTTCAAGTACCTCTACCGGCCCACGCTCATCGACGGGCGCACCGAAGCCCCGCCCGTGAGCTACTGGTACAGCCGCCTGGACACCCGCAAATCCACTCTGGGCACCCTTTTTCTGGAACCGGACACGCCCATCAAGCTGACCCTGTCCGACACGGTGCTGGACAAGAAGGTCCTGCTCCTGAACGCGGACAAGAAACATCCTCAGGGACTGGGGTACATTGCCCGTCAGTGGCCGGTCATCCCCATGACCGAATTCCAGGCCGCCAGGGACATGTGGATGCTGCTCGGCCCGCGCATCGACAACCTTGAAGGGAAAGGCATCGTCAACGACCGCATCCGGCTCCTGCGCAGACTGGGCGACCAAGACCTGGCCAAGGCCATCCATTTCAAAGAGACCAGGCAGTGGGACAAATTCGTGGAATCGTCCCGCGCATCCCTGTCCAGGGCAAGCCGGGTCTACAACGATGTGGACAAGACCCAAAAGGACGTCCTCTTCGGCGTGCTCTTCTACGTGGCCCTGTTCGTGCCGTTCGCCTACTGCATGGAGCGCCTTTTCTTTTCCTTTGTCGACATCAAGAAACGCATCAGCGCCTTCCTCGGCTTCCTCGGCCTGATCATCGGCGTGATCTACACGGTGCACCCCGCCTTCCAGCTGACCTATTCGCCCCTGGTGGTCATCCTGGCCTTCTTCATCCTGGCCCTGTCACTGCTGGTGTCGATGATCATCTTCTTCCGCTTCGAGCGCGAGATGGTCGAGCTGCAAAAGCGCAGCTCCCACGTCAAGCTGACAGGCATCAGTCCCATGGCCGCCTTCAGCGCGGCCTTCGTGCTCGGCGTGGGCAACCTGAAACGGCGGCCAGTGCGGACCTTCCTGACCTTTGCCACATTGGTCATCCTGACCTTCACCATCATGAACTTCACCACGGTCAAGTCCGTACGCCAGGCAGGGTGGGCCAACTTCAGCGACCACGCCTCCTACCAGGGGCTGATGATCAAATACTTCAACTGGCAGGACATTCCCGAGGAAGCCCTGTCCGTGGTCAGAAACAGTTTTTCCGGCACGGGCACGGTGGCCCCGCGCGTCTGGTACGACACCGGATTCACTTCGGACAAATCCCGCGCCCCGCTCATCCCGGTGGCCCTTGGCGACAAAAAGGCCCAGGGACGCGGCATGATCGGCCTCTCCTACCTGGAACCGCAGGTCAGCGGACTGGATCGCATCCTGATCAAGGGACGCTGGTTCAAGGAGGGCGAGCGCCATGCCATCCTGCTGCCCCGGCGCATGGCCGAGCAGATCGGCGTGGACCTGGACGACCCCGAACGCAGCACGGTCATGTTGTGGGGACTCAAGGTGCCGGTGATCGGCATATTTGACGACGACGGGCTGCGCGACTCCCCGGACCTCGACGGGGAACCGATCACCCCCATCATTTTCCCCAACCAGGCGGCCACGCAACTTTCCGAGGTGGAGGCCGAGGCCATCGAAAACGGCGAAGACGTGGTCTCCACCGAGTCCCGTTACCAGCACATCCCCGGCTATGAAACCGTGATCATCCCGGCCGAGACCCTGCTCTCCATCGGGGCAGGCAGGCTCAAGGGCATCGCAGTCAAGCCGGACGTGGGACACAGGGTGGGCGACGATCTGGGCGACCGGTTCGGCATGCTCCTCTTCAAGGGAGGCCCGGACGGCACGTCCCTGTACTATGCCTCGGATGCGGTCAACTATTCAGGCATGGCCAACATTCTGATACCGCTTTGCATCTCCATCCTCATTGTACTCAACACCATGATCGGTTCGGTCTATGAACGCAAACCCGAGATCGCGGTCTACACCTCGGTGGGGCTGGCCCCGCCCCATGTAGCCTTTCTGTTCATTGCCGAGGCCCTCGCCTTTGCGGTCATTTCCGTAGTGGTCGGCTACCTCCTGGCCCAAACTTCCAGCACCTTCCTGGCCGGGACGCCGCTGTGGGCCGGCATGACCGCCAACTACTCTTCCACCGCAGGCGTAGCCGCCATGATTCTGGTCATCGGCGTCGTCCTGATCTCGGCCATCTATCCGGCCAAGGTGGCGGCCAACATCGCCATCCCGGACGTTAACAAGTCCTGGACCATGCCCAAGGCCCAAGGCGACGAACTGACCGTGATCCTTCCCTTCCTCATCAAGATGAAGGAAATGACTTCCGCCGGAGGGTTCCTGCACCAATACTACATGGCTCACCACGATGTTTCCCATGGCGACTTCTGCACCGATGACATGCAGTGCAACTTCCTGGACCTGGAGCAACTCGAAAACAAGGCCGAACTTCTCAGCGGCGTGAACCAGGACATTCCTCTGCCCGACGAATTGTGCTTCTCCATGGACCTGCGCGTCTGGCTGGCTCCCTTCGATTTCGGGGTACGGCAAAAGGTCAAGCTCGTATTCTGCCCTTCGGATATCTACCGAGGGTTCCGGCAGATCAAGGTCATTCTGCGCCGGGAAGCTGGCGAACTCAAGGCGTGGGAAAACCTGAACAAAAACTTTCTCAACGACCTGCGCAAGCAACTGCTGGTCTGGCGTTCCCTGGATGACGATGCAGTGCACAAGTATCATCGGGACATGAACGAAACCATGGAAAAACAACTGGGCCCCATCCCCGAGGAAGGTGCGGCATGA